The genomic window TCTCCAAAAAATACGAAGGCAAGATTGCAGCCCGCGAGGGCAGCCTGCTCACAGAAATCCAGCAACTCGAAGCATCACGCGACAAGATCTCTTCCGAGGCCTCAAGCCGCGTCAGTGCACTGGAAGAAACCCGGGCAAGCCTCGAACAGGAAATCGCCAATCGAGATGCCCTGCTCGTTGAAAGCGAAAACCAGATGCAGGCCTTGGCGGAAAACGTGCGCAATCTCGGGGCCCGCGCAGATTCGCTGGGACGAGAAGCAGCCGATCTTGGCAGCCGTGCAGAAGCCTTGAGTTCTGAAATTGTGGGCCTGGGCGAATCTCATCACGAGATTGCACAGTCCCTACACCCTGAAGCAGCCCCGGCCTCACCTTCTGTTGCAGCCCCTGTCGCCTATGACGAGACAGTTGCCGCAGAAGCACCTGCAGACGCATCCGCACCTACACCTGAAACGCCTGCGCACGACACGGCCCAGCAATTTGTGAGTGAAGACACCACATACGATCAGAGTTCCGATCAAAGTGCTGATCAGGTTACGGACGAGAGCGCGGACCAGCCCGAGCCGGACCTGCAGCCGGAACCACAGGTCGAGCAGCAGCCCGAGCAGCAGCCCGATCAGCAGGTGATAGCGGCCGCCGCGCCCAAGGAACCCACACTCTCAGATCGCATCCGCGCCCTGCGCGACGGCGTATCTGCCTAAGACGGCTCTTCACCAGCCAGACACGCGCTACCGCACTTGACTGCCGCTGATCAATCGAACAGTAAGTGCTGCGTCTTGCCGCGACACCTGATATGGTCCGCCGCAAAACTGCAGTCGGGGGACAAAGCATGCACGTTCGGTCAACAAGAAAAATACTGGTCTCACTTGTGGCGGTAGCCGTTTCTGCCGGTATGTCGCTGACATCTTCCCAGGCCCAGACAGCACAGCCGGCGCAGACGGCCCCGGCGGCACAGCCGGCGCAGACGGCCCCGGCGGCACAGCCGACCCAGCCGGAACAAGCGGCCCAACCGGCCGGGAAACCCAATTTTCTGGTCGTCATGGTCGATGACATGGGCTGGTCGGACCCCGGCTTCCTTGGCAGCAAAATCCGCACGCCACACATTGATGCCCTGGCCGAACGCGGCACGTTCATGTCCAACTTCTATGTGGCGCCCACCTGCTCACCGACCCGCTCCATGCTGATGACGGGCGTCAGCAATCACGCCGCCGGTGTTGGCACCATGCATACCCTGCAGGCGCCCAATCAGTTGGGCCTGACGGAATACGGTGCTCAGTTGCATGATGGCGTTGTCACCATCGCCGAAATGCTGAAGGCCAATGGGTACGCCACGATGATGAGTGGCAAATGGCACCTGGCAATCGATGAAGACCAGCGGCCACACAATCGTGGCTTTGATCGTGCCTTTGGCCTCTTGGAAGGCGCCTCCAGTCACTTCGCAGATCAACGCCAGATCGGTGTGCTCGAAACGGTCACCTACCTGGAAGACGGCAAACCGATCGAACTGCCCGAAGATTTCTATTCCAGCGTCGGCTACACCGACAAAATCATCGAGTACATGGATGGCGCGGCAGACACACCGTTCTTTGCCTATCTTGCCTACACAGCACCCCATGACCCTTTGCAGGTCCCGGATGAATGGCTTGATCGCTACAAGGGTGTTTTTGATGACGGCCCGGCTGCCGAAAAAGAGCAACGGCGGCAGCGTCTGGTGGAACTGGGCCTGATCAGTCCGGACAGCCAACTGGATGCCCCGCTCAATTTCCCAAGCTGGCTGCCATCCTACAAAGCGCCATGGGCTGAACGATCACCAGAAGAACGTGCCATCGACATCCGCCGTATGGAAATCTACGCCGCCATGGTGGAACTGCTGGATCAGCAAATGGGCAGAGTGGTTGCACGACTGGAAGAGACCGGCCGCCTCGACAACACCTACATCATTTTCCTGTCTGACAATGGTGCGTCCGTCACCACGCCGATTGTCTATCGGGGCAACACGCGCGAGTGGCTGCATGCCAATTACGACCAGAGCCCGGAGCGCATGGGACAGGCCGGGTCCTTCACAACCATGGGCCGGGACTGGGCCAACAGCAGCAACACGCCTTTCCGGCTGTTCAAGGCAACTGTGGCCGAAGGGGGCGTCAGATCCCCGATGATCATTTCCGGCCCGGGCCTTGAGCGCGGGGTGATCCGCAACAGCACCGGGCATGTGACAGACCTGGCACCCACGCTCTACGAACTGGCGGGCATAACGTCCAAGGACCACCCGCTCTATGACGGCAAGCTCCAGCCGCGCGGCCAGTCCATTCTGCCCATTCTGGCGAATGACGACGGCGACGAAAGCCGGGCCATCGTCACAGAGCTGTTCGGCAACCGCATGGTCCGGCAAGGCAACTTAAAAGCCGTTTTTCTGGGCCCGCCGGTTGGAAGCAGCGAATGGGAAATATTCGACATTGCAGCCGATCCCAGCGCGACCGCCAACCTGGCCGACAAGTTTCCCGAGAAACTGGCTGAAATGGTGCAGGCCTACGAAGATTTTGCCGCCACCAACAATGTGGTGACGCCTGAGCCTCCGCTGACGCTGCGCCCTGGGGTTTTCTTTGAAGGCAAGTGCAACTGGTGGTGCGAGGCGAGATTCGCGATCGCGGAAACCTTGGTCAACCCGTCAAGCCGCAACACGCTTTTCGCCGTGATCGGGGCTGCGCTGTTGCTTGGCGGGTTTATGCTTATCCGCAGCAGGCGCAAGAAGCGCGCAGCGTAAGGTCAACCCAACCCGCAGCGACCTCTATGGTACCGCAGGCGTCAGCACCAAAGAGCGGACCACCTGGCCGGAGCGCGTGTTCACCACCATGATCCGCTCGGGCTGGCCTTCGCTCACAAGATGAATGACCAGCCGGCGCTCGTCACCTGTCACCGCTTGGATCTGATACCCGGCAGGAACAGGCACTTCAAAGTCGCCCGCCTGCGTGACGGCAACAACAGGCTCAGGCGCCAATTCGGCCTCATCGCCAGAAGATGATATGCGTGAGGCTATGGTTGCCACCACAATGGCAAAGCCGATAATCAGCAGGACACCCAGCACAATGACGGTGATAAGCAACACACGCTGCGTCCGCGCTGTTGCTTCGTCTATTTCTTCCATTTCGCCCGCATCGCCTGCGGGTTTGCTATCCTGAGCGGCCATGACCGATCCTGTTGCCTCACATAAAACTGCCGATACGCCGGCACACGAAGATGGCACCCCGCCCTATCGCGTGGAAGTCCTCGACGCTGGCGATATGCATGCCAGTGAGTTGCCCTTGGGCGCAAGCCTTATCCGCGTGCTGGTTGGCGAAGATGCTGGCGGCCTGCGCACCGACAAATTGCTGGCAGACGCCCTGCCCGACCTGTCCCGCGCCCGCGTCCAGGCCCTCATCGCAGAAGGGCAGGTGGAAGCCCGTGAGGCTCCGTGTACGGAAGAAGGCGAGCAGGTCGTTGATGAAACAAAGACGCGGCTGATCACCAACGCGTCGTCAAAGGCGCAGCCCTTCACCGCCTATGACGTCATGCACCCGGCTGCAAAGGCGGCAGAACCTGAGCCCCAGGACATTCCCCTCACGGTGCTCTTTGAGGACGACCATCTGATTGTCATCAACAAGCCTGCCGGCATGGTCGTGCATCCCGCCGCAGGCAACGAAGACGGCACATTGGTCAATGCCCTCTTGCACCATTGTGCGGGCACTCTGTCAGGCATTGGCGGCGTCGCCCGGCCCGGCATTGTCCACCGGCTCGACAAGGAAACATCCGGCGTCATGGTTGCTGCAAAGACCGACCAGGCGCATAAGGCCCTTGCGGCGCAATTTGCCTCCCACGGCGCAGACGGTGCTCTGGAGCGTGCCTACTGGGCCCTTGTCTGGGGCCATCCACGCCGCCGCAAGTTCACCATCGATGCACCTTTGGGCCGCCACCCCAATGACCGCAAAAAGATGGCCGTGGTGTCTGAAGCGGTCGGGCGACGCGCGGTGACCCATCTGGAAGTCAAAAAGCGGTTTGAACCTGAAGGCAAACCCGTCGCCGCCCTGGTTCAATGCCGCCTTGAAACCGGCCGCACCCATCAGATCCGCGTGCACCTGACCAAAGAGGGCATTCCCGTCATCGGCGACCCGGTCTATGGCCGCAGTCACATGACAATGGCCAATGGGCTGCCCGAACCGGCAAAATCAGTGGCCAAGGCATTTTCCCGCCAGGCCCTGCACGCCTATCTGCTGGGGTTCTCCCACCCAAAAACCGCAGAAAAGCTCATTTTTGAGGCTGATTTGCCGCCGGATATGGCCAAACTCCTCGCTTGTTTAGAAGCGTTGTAAAATACCCGTGAACGCCCCCTTCAAAATTCAGC from Candidatus Phaeomarinobacter ectocarpi includes these protein-coding regions:
- a CDS encoding RluA family pseudouridine synthase, yielding MTDPVASHKTADTPAHEDGTPPYRVEVLDAGDMHASELPLGASLIRVLVGEDAGGLRTDKLLADALPDLSRARVQALIAEGQVEAREAPCTEEGEQVVDETKTRLITNASSKAQPFTAYDVMHPAAKAAEPEPQDIPLTVLFEDDHLIVINKPAGMVVHPAAGNEDGTLVNALLHHCAGTLSGIGGVARPGIVHRLDKETSGVMVAAKTDQAHKALAAQFASHGADGALERAYWALVWGHPRRRKFTIDAPLGRHPNDRKKMAVVSEAVGRRAVTHLEVKKRFEPEGKPVAALVQCRLETGRTHQIRVHLTKEGIPVIGDPVYGRSHMTMANGLPEPAKSVAKAFSRQALHAYLLGFSHPKTAEKLIFEADLPPDMAKLLACLEAL
- a CDS encoding sulfatase-like hydrolase/transferase — protein: MHVRSTRKILVSLVAVAVSAGMSLTSSQAQTAQPAQTAPAAQPAQTAPAAQPTQPEQAAQPAGKPNFLVVMVDDMGWSDPGFLGSKIRTPHIDALAERGTFMSNFYVAPTCSPTRSMLMTGVSNHAAGVGTMHTLQAPNQLGLTEYGAQLHDGVVTIAEMLKANGYATMMSGKWHLAIDEDQRPHNRGFDRAFGLLEGASSHFADQRQIGVLETVTYLEDGKPIELPEDFYSSVGYTDKIIEYMDGAADTPFFAYLAYTAPHDPLQVPDEWLDRYKGVFDDGPAAEKEQRRQRLVELGLISPDSQLDAPLNFPSWLPSYKAPWAERSPEERAIDIRRMEIYAAMVELLDQQMGRVVARLEETGRLDNTYIIFLSDNGASVTTPIVYRGNTREWLHANYDQSPERMGQAGSFTTMGRDWANSSNTPFRLFKATVAEGGVRSPMIISGPGLERGVIRNSTGHVTDLAPTLYELAGITSKDHPLYDGKLQPRGQSILPILANDDGDESRAIVTELFGNRMVRQGNLKAVFLGPPVGSSEWEIFDIAADPSATANLADKFPEKLAEMVQAYEDFAATNNVVTPEPPLTLRPGVFFEGKCNWWCEARFAIAETLVNPSSRNTLFAVIGAALLLGGFMLIRSRRKKRAA